In the genome of Deltaproteobacteria bacterium, one region contains:
- a CDS encoding triacylglycerol lipase has protein sequence MRVASTCMRWLILCAVFSFGCGRESPNHVAGQRSKAKGDEQLLTKYPVVLLHGFFGWQQVFHIDYFYQVPKHLRKLGYKVYATQVTPIHTVETRTNQLAPQIDKILAETGAEKVNLIAHSMGGLDGRYLISVMGYGDRVASLTSIATPHGGSLIADALLGVVDAGNEVKVAANSILRGTNHLIKHEMNLADVGPVDLNGALYNLSTKFVNEIFADMCPDDSRVYYQSWSGAASFRHRFKPDIFDPIVAVAHRFIEKTQGPNDGLVSATSALHGVDRGVVPGDHLDEIGQLLGRAPEGFDHKKFYQDIVEDLAARGY, from the coding sequence ATGCGGGTAGCTTCTACATGCATGCGTTGGCTGATTCTATGCGCAGTCTTTAGCTTCGGGTGTGGTCGGGAATCACCAAATCACGTTGCGGGTCAGCGCTCGAAAGCGAAGGGCGACGAGCAACTACTGACTAAATACCCAGTTGTTTTGCTGCATGGGTTCTTCGGTTGGCAGCAAGTATTTCATATCGACTATTTCTACCAGGTTCCAAAGCATCTGCGCAAACTTGGCTACAAAGTCTATGCAACGCAGGTGACACCGATTCATACGGTCGAGACGCGCACCAATCAACTGGCACCACAGATCGATAAGATTTTGGCCGAGACAGGTGCAGAGAAAGTAAACCTGATTGCCCATTCTATGGGTGGCTTAGACGGGCGTTACTTGATCTCCGTCATGGGCTACGGTGATCGAGTAGCATCTCTAACGTCCATCGCAACACCACATGGCGGATCGTTGATTGCGGATGCTCTGCTTGGAGTCGTTGACGCAGGCAACGAGGTGAAGGTAGCAGCTAACTCGATTCTGCGCGGCACCAATCACCTAATCAAACACGAGATGAACTTGGCTGATGTCGGACCGGTCGATTTGAACGGTGCTCTCTACAACCTCTCGACCAAGTTTGTGAACGAGATCTTTGCCGACATGTGTCCGGATGATTCTCGGGTTTACTACCAATCGTGGAGTGGAGCCGCTAGTTTCCGCCATCGCTTCAAGCCTGACATCTTCGATCCGATCGTCGCCGTGGCGCATCGCTTCATCGAGAAGACCCAAGGACCCAACGACGGTCTCGTGTCGGCGACCAGCGCCTTGCACGGCGTTGATCGCGGTGTGGTCCCGGGTGATCACTTAGACGAAATTGGCCAACTCCTAGGTCGCGCCCCTGAGGGCTTCGACCATAAGAAGTTCTACCAAGATATCGTCGAAGACTTAGCCGCTCGCGGCTACTAA
- a CDS encoding ROK family protein, translating to MILAIDIGGTKVAMGSYDCQGDQLRETHLSRHHTEAAASLLHMIEAHFGGRIPPLRGIAIGVAGPVHGRYVSLTNVAWSIDADAIAAAVKAPVHLLNDLQALGYAVPHLPDTHLITIQQGEPGPGPRVLIAAGTGLGEAVLVPQGPRYTVLPSEGGHATFAPVTQRDLELARFLQQRYQGHVSWERVVSGQCGFRNMFDYMRERGDPVSPALLDAVGDRLDIGAAIISAADRGESIAQNLLKWFAELYGAEAGNMALKLLATGGVYIGGGIAPRILPYLSGGDFVAGFRAKGRFLEILDAMPIKVITEAHAPLLGAAHFAASNSP from the coding sequence ATGATTTTAGCCATCGATATTGGTGGAACCAAGGTTGCCATGGGGAGTTACGACTGCCAGGGCGACCAGTTACGCGAGACTCATCTCAGTCGTCATCACACTGAGGCCGCAGCTAGCCTCCTACACATGATCGAGGCCCACTTTGGTGGACGCATCCCGCCGCTGCGAGGGATCGCGATAGGTGTCGCCGGTCCGGTTCATGGCCGCTATGTGAGCCTCACCAACGTTGCCTGGTCGATTGACGCCGATGCCATAGCAGCGGCAGTCAAGGCACCAGTGCACCTACTGAATGACCTGCAGGCCCTGGGTTATGCGGTCCCTCACCTACCCGATACCCATCTAATCACCATTCAGCAGGGCGAGCCTGGACCAGGGCCCCGCGTGCTGATCGCTGCCGGCACTGGCCTGGGTGAGGCCGTCTTGGTGCCGCAGGGCCCAAGGTACACGGTGCTGCCGTCCGAGGGCGGTCACGCGACCTTTGCTCCAGTGACCCAACGCGATCTTGAGCTGGCGCGCTTTCTCCAGCAGCGCTACCAGGGTCATGTGAGCTGGGAGCGCGTCGTGTCGGGGCAATGTGGGTTTCGCAACATGTTTGACTACATGCGTGAGCGAGGTGACCCCGTGTCACCAGCCCTTTTAGACGCAGTTGGTGATCGCCTAGACATCGGCGCAGCCATCATTTCTGCTGCCGATCGTGGTGAATCTATCGCCCAGAATTTGCTCAAGTGGTTTGCTGAGCTGTACGGGGCTGAGGCCGGCAATATGGCGCTCAAGCTGCTGGCGACCGGTGGAGTTTATATTGGTGGCGGCATTGCGCCACGCATCCTGCCCTACCTGAGCGGTGGCGATTTTGTCGCCGGTTTCCGCGCTAAGGGGCGGTTTCTCGAGATACTCGACGCCATGCCCATCAAGGTGATCACGGAGGCGCATGCACCGCTGCTGGGAGCGGCGCACTTCGCCGCGAGCAACTCACCTTAG
- a CDS encoding UDP-glucose/GDP-mannose dehydrogenase family protein, with amino-acid sequence MQITVIGSGYVGLVTGVCLAEVGHTVVCVDANADKVAKLKKGEPPIYEPGLDNLLKRNIEHERLSFTTDLAAALKGSSCAFIAVGTPQGEDGSADLQYVKAVAQSIGRLADGDLLVVVKSTVPVGTCDIVENILRAELAARQSKLSLTVASNPEFLKEGTAIDDFMKPDRIIVGVDDEAATEVFREMYRPFILDDPGRLFVMDRRSSELTKYGANAMLATRISFMNELSRLCEAVGADIDHVRRGMGADPRIGRKFLYAGPGYGGSCFPKDVAALVRTAIENQIELKVLTAVTAANEQQKNWVAGKVKKHFGSLEGKRVALWGLAFKPGTDDVRDSPAKTIAKFLIGSGASVVGHDPEGLANFKFEMGELAGLTYANSAYDALRGADAVVLVTEWSEYKRPNWDKAKGLMRNLAVFDLRNQYSQRVLEDLGFYYESVGRAASRTAR; translated from the coding sequence ATGCAAATCACCGTCATCGGTAGTGGCTACGTCGGACTTGTGACCGGTGTTTGCCTGGCAGAAGTCGGACACACGGTCGTCTGCGTGGATGCCAATGCCGACAAGGTCGCCAAACTCAAGAAGGGCGAGCCGCCAATCTACGAACCAGGGCTAGACAACCTCCTCAAGCGTAATATCGAGCACGAGCGTCTGAGCTTTACAACCGATCTGGCAGCGGCCCTTAAGGGTAGCTCCTGTGCCTTTATCGCCGTCGGTACCCCCCAGGGCGAGGACGGGTCAGCCGACCTCCAGTATGTCAAAGCGGTGGCGCAGAGCATCGGCCGCCTGGCGGACGGCGATCTCCTGGTCGTCGTTAAGTCTACGGTACCTGTAGGAACCTGCGATATTGTTGAGAATATTCTGCGCGCCGAGCTAGCGGCACGGCAGAGCAAACTAAGCCTCACGGTGGCGTCCAATCCCGAGTTTCTGAAGGAAGGTACAGCGATCGACGACTTCATGAAGCCCGACCGCATCATCGTCGGCGTCGATGACGAGGCGGCGACTGAGGTCTTCCGCGAAATGTACCGCCCCTTCATCCTGGATGACCCAGGCCGGCTATTCGTGATGGATCGTCGCTCTTCTGAGCTGACCAAGTACGGTGCCAACGCCATGCTGGCGACACGGATCAGCTTCATGAACGAGCTGTCCCGCCTGTGTGAGGCCGTCGGGGCTGATATCGACCATGTACGGCGCGGCATGGGTGCCGACCCCCGGATCGGCCGCAAGTTCCTCTATGCGGGACCAGGCTACGGCGGATCCTGTTTCCCCAAAGATGTGGCGGCATTAGTCCGTACAGCGATCGAGAATCAGATAGAACTCAAAGTCCTGACGGCCGTGACCGCCGCCAATGAGCAGCAGAAGAACTGGGTGGCAGGTAAGGTTAAAAAACACTTCGGCTCGCTCGAGGGCAAGCGGGTGGCGCTGTGGGGCCTTGCTTTCAAACCAGGCACCGACGATGTCCGTGACTCTCCAGCTAAGACGATTGCCAAGTTCCTGATCGGGAGCGGTGCCAGCGTCGTCGGTCATGACCCCGAGGGTCTGGCCAATTTCAAATTTGAGATGGGTGAGCTGGCAGGCCTGACCTACGCCAACTCCGCCTACGACGCTCTGCGCGGTGCAGACGCTGTCGTACTGGTCACCGAATGGAGCGAGTACAAGCGCCCCAATTGGGATAAGGCCAAGGGCCTCATGCGCAATTTAGCCGTATTCGATCTCCGCAACCAATACAGCCAGCGGGTCCTTGAGGACCTCGGCTTTTACTACGAGAGCGTGGGGCGGGCTGCAAGTCGCACCGCACGCTAA
- a CDS encoding GGDEF domain-containing protein: protein MSEEKTIIAENPNLTILQGAKRKNACVVQYSGAKLGKRYPLSEPVNVIGRSPSVQIIINEASVSRQHARLVVIGDNVVVEDMGSSNGTFVNDVRTDGQSQLKDGDIIRLGTVLLKFFAHDNVDSVMHDKIYRMATIDAGTQIFNKQYLLDALEAEIKFSRTYGRDLSIIYYDLDHFKPVNDNYGHNAGDYILRESAALVRTAVRKDDILGRFGGEEFVIILPNTDARTATELAERIRHKHETFEFMVEFEKDGAQQRVNHRQTISIGVAQLRPPVATTKEFLEIADKKLYTSKQTGRNRVTT from the coding sequence ATGTCAGAAGAAAAAACCATCATTGCCGAGAACCCGAATCTGACGATTCTCCAAGGTGCTAAGCGCAAGAACGCCTGCGTCGTGCAGTACAGTGGCGCTAAGCTCGGCAAACGGTATCCACTGAGCGAGCCGGTCAACGTCATTGGCCGGTCCCCGAGCGTCCAGATCATCATCAACGAAGCCAGTGTTTCCCGTCAGCATGCCAGACTTGTAGTTATCGGTGACAACGTCGTTGTCGAAGATATGGGTAGCTCCAACGGTACCTTCGTTAATGACGTGCGCACCGACGGTCAGAGCCAGCTTAAGGACGGCGACATCATTCGGCTCGGGACCGTGCTCCTAAAGTTCTTTGCTCATGACAATGTTGACAGCGTGATGCACGACAAAATCTACCGCATGGCGACCATCGATGCTGGGACGCAGATCTTCAATAAACAATATCTGCTGGATGCACTCGAGGCTGAGATCAAGTTCAGCCGGACGTACGGCCGCGATCTTTCGATCATTTATTACGATCTCGATCACTTTAAACCGGTTAATGATAACTACGGCCACAATGCTGGTGACTATATTCTGCGTGAAAGTGCAGCATTAGTGCGTACGGCAGTGCGTAAGGACGATATACTCGGACGTTTTGGTGGCGAGGAGTTTGTTATCATACTCCCTAACACTGATGCACGCACTGCTACGGAGCTAGCCGAGAGAATTAGGCACAAGCATGAGACTTTTGAGTTTATGGTCGAATTTGAAAAAGATGGTGCACAGCAACGCGTCAATCATCGGCAAACTATCTCCATCGGTGTGGCCCAGCTCAGGCCACCGGTCGCTACGACCAAAGAATTCCTCGAAATCGCTGACAAGAAACTGTACACATCAAAACAGACCGGACGTAATCGTGTGACGACCTAA